In Chthoniobacterales bacterium, the genomic stretch CTTTCGGCCCATAAACGAATAGAGCAGGCCGAGATTGGCGTGGCGCACGCCGTTGCCGGGGGCCTCCTGGACCGCCTTTTCGAAATCGGGCAAAGCCGCCGCGAATTGGGTTTGGGTGGCGGCGAGATCGCCGCGGGCGAGGGCAACGCATCCGCGATAAAAGCTCTTTGGCGTCGGGAGACCGTTTGATTCGAAGACGTCGAGCGGACAGGAGCTCATGGCCATTTCGGCGGCCGCGAAATCGCGTTCGATCATGGCCAAATCCCAGCGCGCCCTCGTGACCAGGCCCGCGGGATCGATTCCCGGTGAGATTTGCGCCAGGACCGCTTTCAGCGGAGCGGTTTTTCCAGTCGAGTAAAAATCGATGTAGGCCCGGTTGATCTTATAGTTGGCCGATTCCGGCGCGAGAGTGACCACGCGATCGTAAGCCCGCGCGGCCTGCGGCCAGTCGTGAAGAATCGCGTAGGTAAAGGCGATTTCGAGGGCGACGTGCACATTGCCCGGGTCCACCGCCTGGGTAGTCTTCAGCAGTTCCAGGTTTTCCTTGAACTGACCCTGCCGGCGGAGAATCGCGGCCCTGAAGTAACCGATGTCGCTGTCGTTCGGCAACGCGGCCGCGGCGATCCTAAATTCCTCGAGCGCCTTTTCGTAATTGGCCTCCGCCCAATAATAATAAAGTCCGAAGGCGAGATGGCCTTCGCCCAGGTCGGGGCTGAGTTCGAGCGCTTTTTCGGCGGCTGTCTTCATGCGCGCTTTGCGGTCATCCGTCGGGTAGAACCAGCGATAAATCCGCGCCTCGGTGGCGGCGAGGCGGGCATAGGCCAGCGCGAAAGAAGGATCGTGCTGGATGGCATCGGTATAGAGTTCCTCTGCCACCTTGTAGGCTTCGAAAAGCCGATCGGGATTTGATTCATACGTCCGCGCCTTGAGGTAAAGCACGTAGGCGTCGGGGTTTTTCGTCGGTTTGGTTTCGACGCGGCCCTTTTCTTCCGGGCTCAGGGTGGCCCGAAGCTCTGAGGCAATTTCCGAGGCCAGCTCGCCCTGGAGCCCGAGCGAATCCGCCAGCGGACGGTCGTAACGTTTCGCCCAGAGATGGCGATCGTTCCGCGCATCGATGAGCTGCACGGTAACCACCACCCGGTTTTCCCCGCGGCGCACACTCCCTTCCAGCACATTGACCACTCCCAGGGCCTGCGCGATTTGCGGCAGGTTCTTCTTCGTCGCGCCCCGGTAGGGCATGACCGACGTCCGGCTGATCACCTTCAGTTCGTGAATTTTTGCGAGGCTGGTCAGGATATCATCCTGGATTCCATCGGCAAAAAAGGCGTTCTCCTTGTCGTCGCTGAAATTTTCAAAAGGAAGGACCGCGATACTTTTTTCCGGCGCGCCGCCCGCCGTTTCAGCGGGGTGCAGGCGTTGATAAAGGAGAAAGGCAACCGTGCAGGCGAGCACTCCGATAATCAGTCCGTTCAGCTTTTGGCCGGTCTGCTTCTTGATCGATTCCTGGGGAGCGACATCTTCGGTCCGCCTGATCCCTTCGGGAGTCAATTCGTAAGCCCAGGCGAGAATCACGGCGACAGGGAACCCGAAGGCGAGGAGAACGACAACG encodes the following:
- a CDS encoding tetratricopeptide repeat protein; the encoded protein is MNPKAFFTELRRRNVYRVAVAYAVVAWLIIQIAAATFPVLEIPRWCVRLVVVLLAFGFPVAVILAWAYELTPEGIRRTEDVAPQESIKKQTGQKLNGLIIGVLACTVAFLLYQRLHPAETAGGAPEKSIAVLPFENFSDDKENAFFADGIQDDILTSLAKIHELKVISRTSVMPYRGATKKNLPQIAQALGVVNVLEGSVRRGENRVVVTVQLIDARNDRHLWAKRYDRPLADSLGLQGELASEIASELRATLSPEEKGRVETKPTKNPDAYVLYLKARTYESNPDRLFEAYKVAEELYTDAIQHDPSFALAYARLAATEARIYRWFYPTDDRKARMKTAAEKALELSPDLGEGHLAFGLYYYWAEANYEKALEEFRIAAAALPNDSDIGYFRAAILRRQGQFKENLELLKTTQAVDPGNVHVALEIAFTYAILHDWPQAARAYDRVVTLAPESANYKINRAYIDFYSTGKTAPLKAVLAQISPGIDPAGLVTRARWDLAMIERDFAAAEMAMSSCPLDVFESNGLPTPKSFYRGCVALARGDLAATQTQFAAALPDFEKAVQEAPGNGVRHANLGLLYSFMGRKEEAIREGRRAVELLPESKDAVDGPWVNGFLAMIYARTGDADSALPLLERLLATPGQVDNTNCCITASDLRSRWQWDPIRNDPRFQKLLAKP